The DNA window CAGCAACACACAATCAAAGGAGAGGTTTATGAAAAGGATACTGGTATCTATCGCACTTGTTTTGAGTTGTTTGTTTTCTTTTACGGCGAACGCTAACGAGGCACCAGCGAAAGTCGACAAGCATGAAGGGATTGAGATCACCGTCAATATCAATAGCGCTAGTGCGGAGGAGATCGCCGCGTTGCTGAAAGGCATTGGGATTAAGAAAGCGCAGCAGATTGTTGCAGATCGCGAAGCGAATGGTCCCTTTCAGTCGGCGGAAGATTTAGCGCGTGTTAAGGGCATTGGCCCATCAACGGTGGCGAAGAATCAAGAGCGGATCAAGTTGGAGTAGTATTGGCTCGCTACGGTTCAATGTATGACAAGGCGGGTGTTACACCGGCCTTTCTTT is part of the Vibrio cidicii genome and encodes:
- a CDS encoding ComEA family DNA-binding protein, with product MKRILVSIALVLSCLFSFTANANEAPAKVDKHEGIEITVNINSASAEEIAALLKGIGIKKAQQIVADREANGPFQSAEDLARVKGIGPSTVAKNQERIKLE